A portion of the Lolium rigidum isolate FL_2022 chromosome 1, APGP_CSIRO_Lrig_0.1, whole genome shotgun sequence genome contains these proteins:
- the LOC124656178 gene encoding aluminum-activated malate transporter 10-like, protein MAAGAAPEQQDASHGGGSAEWRVNVPDDGEHDHAKSSRWRWACCSPPSWSWLFSWMAAPRDRVTRFGKMVWKVGADDPRRVVHGLKVALALTLCSVFYYVHPLYDFTGGNAMWAVLTVVVVFEYTVGACLYKGLNRAMATVVGGSLALGVHWAASRSGKELQPYVLTGSMFVMTSVATFSRFIPTMKAKFDYGVTVFILTYCLVSVSGYRADEIVYLAQQRLTTVAIGAFICFAVCALVFPVWAGQELHLLVARNMDKLAAAAEGCVEDYFSDPADATAGARRALSEKSGWYKLVLNAKANEDSLANLARWEPGHGRFGFRHPYGQYQKVGAAMRCCAYCVDALAACVGSESQTPPHVKKHLAGTCLALSRHLAAVLREASGSVTSMTRSGRLGLVVADMNAAAQDLRDELRCLAAVLEGGLEDESSSEAEHELINSATPPLIEALPLFSAASLLLEVCARAEGVVGAVETLATTARFRKADHDEKAALDTEASVSVCTKNLVDADVSQEIHVKIAGEQEKAETGHNANASSGNAPRDQVGELIKVLMRRRSSKKWSRADTKVSPKPPLDLAVTVPIPRNRAMELAGHGPVGPSPRNRPVELAGHPTAMPSPRNRAVEHPGHAPAVPSPRVRSMDFASHGAAVPSPRNRSMDFAAHAPGQRSRSILGMA, encoded by the exons ATGGCAGCTGGGGCAGCGCCAGAGCAGCAGGACGCCAgccatggcggcggctcggcggaaTGGAGGGTGAACGTTCCGGACGACGGCGAGCACGACCATGCCAAGAGCAGCAGGTGGCGGTGGGCGTGCTGCTCGCCGCCGTCGTGGTCGTGGCTCTTCTCGTGGATGGCCGCGCCGAGGGACAGGGTGACCAGGTTCGGCAAGATGGTGTGGAAGGTGGGCGCCGACGACCCGAGGAGGGTGGTGCACGGGCTCAAGGTGGCCCTCGCGCTCACCCTCTGCTCCGTCTTCTACTACGTCCACCCGCTCTATGATTTCACCGGCGGGAATGCCATGTGGGCCGTCCtcaccgtcgtcgtcgtcttcgagtACACCGTCG GTGCTTGCTTGTACAAAGGCCTGAACAGAGCCATGGCGACGGTGGTCGGCGGCTCGCTGGCCCTCGGCGTGCACTGGGCCGCCAGCCGGTCCGGCAAGGAGCTACAGCCATACGTCCTCACCGGCTCCATGTTTGTCATGA CTTCGGTGGCCACCTTCTCCCGGTTCATCCCGACGATGAAGGCCAAGTTCGACTACGGCGTCACCGTCTTCATCCTCACCTACTGCCTCGTCTCCGTGTCCGGGTACCGCGCCGACGAGATCGTGTACCTGGCGCAGCAGCGCCTGACCACCGTCGCCATCGGCGCCTTCATCTGCTTCGCCGTCTGCGCCTTGGTGTTCCCGGTCTGGGCGGGGCAGGAGCTGCACCTCCTCGTCGCGCGCAACATGgacaagctcgccgccgccgccgagggctGCGTCGAGGACTACTTCTCCGACCCCGCCGACGCCACCGCGGGGGCGAGGCGGGCGCTCTCCGAGAAGTCAGGCTGGTACAAGCTCGTGCTGAACGCCAAGGCGAACGAGGACTCGCTGGCCAACCTGGCCAGGTGGGAGCCCGGCCACGGCAGGTTCGGCTTCCGGCACCCGTACGGGCAGTACCAGAAGGTCGGCGCCGCCATGCGCTGCTGCGCCTACTGCGTCGACGCCCTCGCCGCCTGCGTCGGCTCCGAGTCCCAGACGCCGCCGCACGTCAAGAAGCACCTCGCCGGCACCTGCCTCGCCCTCAGCCGCCACCTGGCGGCCGTGCTCCGCGAGGCGTCGGGCTCCGTCACGTCCATGACGCGGTCCGGCCGCCTCGGCCTCGTCGTGGCGGACATGAACGCCGCCGCCCAGGACCTGCGGGACGAGCTGAGGTGCCTGGCGGCAGTGCTGGAAGGAGGACTCGAAGACGAATCGTCGTCGGAGGCAGAGCACGAACTGATCAACTCCGCGACGCCGCCGCTGATCGAGGCGCTGCCGCTCTTCAGCGCCGCGTCGCTCCTGCTGGAGGTGTGCGCGAGGGCGGAGGGGGTTGTCGGCGCCGTCGAGACCCTGGCCACGACGGCGAGGTTCAGGAAAGCCGACCACGACGAGAAGGCGGCACTGGACACCGAGGCGTCCGTGTCAGTCTGCACAAAAAACCTGGTCGACGCGGACGTATCGCAAGAAATACACGTCAAGATCGCCGGCGAGCAGGAGAAGGCGGAGACGGGTCACAATGCCAACGCGAGCTCCGGCAATGCGCCGCGGGACCAGGTCGGGGAGCTGATCAAGGTGCTGATGCGGCGACGGAGCAGCAAGAAATGGTCGAGGGCGGACACCAAGGTGAGCCCCAAGCCGCCGCTGGACCTGGCGGTGACCGTGCCCATCCCGCGGAACCGCGCGATGGAGCTCGCCGGCCACGGGCCGGTGGGGCCCAGCCCCAGGAACCGACCGGTGGAGCTGGCTGGGCACCCGACGGCCATGCCCAGCCCCAGGAACCGCGCGGTGGAACACCCCGGCCACGCGCCGGCGGTGCCCAGTCCGAGGGTCCGGTCGATGGACTTCGCGAGCCATGGAGCCGCCGTGCCGAGCCCCAGGAACCGGTCCATGGACTTCGCGGCGCACGCGCCCGGCCAGCGGAGCCGctccatacttggcatggcctga